The Deinobacterium chartae genome includes a window with the following:
- a CDS encoding glycoside hydrolase family 15 protein, whose amino-acid sequence MARYKQLKSYGLIGNLETCALVGKDGAVEWLCWPRLDAPSVFASLLDLEVGGHFRIRPCGSYASLQRYREDTNVLETTFETATGRLVLVDFMPVQTGNEERPLRALLRRVRVEDGAVRLELGFRPRFDYARGHTRLEVTGNSVRAWQGEQALRLDGPEGLVLKDLADGSQEVQGRWLLTQGEDLWFVLQDDAAAALSEPECERLLNRDLSFWRRWVRRPPQLPCLERNPYREIVQRSALALKLLCCDPEGGIAAAPTTSLPEEIGGVRNWDYRYAWIRDSSFTVQALYDLGFIEEARRHLHWFRAVCKEVTHPSELRVMYGLDRRPAPPEQNLNHLEGYRGSKPVRIGNGAVDQLQLDIYGELVNAFYETVRYDKELNQEDWDWVRRLTDYVCEAWTLPDAGIWEVRSEPRHHTYSKLMCWVALDRSIRLAEERGFDAPLDTWRTVRQDIREAILTQGFSPRLNAFVQYFGGEELDATSLLIPVLEFLPPEDPRVQGTLEATLQHLTHDGLVQRYGSGTDDGLTGGEGAFILCSFWLVDALAISGRMQEAEALFDHLLDYASPLGLIAEEVDLRTGELLGNFPQAYSHVGLINSVLYLCRFRLTGATPDPVGTPQRTREKLAQSGENLRSQP is encoded by the coding sequence TTGGCGCGCTACAAACAGCTCAAGAGCTACGGACTGATCGGGAACCTCGAGACCTGCGCCCTGGTCGGCAAGGACGGCGCGGTGGAGTGGCTGTGCTGGCCGCGCCTCGACGCACCCAGCGTGTTCGCCTCGCTGCTGGACCTCGAGGTGGGCGGACACTTCCGCATTCGCCCCTGCGGCTCGTACGCCTCGCTGCAACGTTACCGCGAGGACACCAACGTCCTCGAGACCACTTTTGAGACCGCGACCGGGCGACTGGTGCTGGTCGACTTTATGCCGGTCCAGACCGGCAACGAGGAGCGGCCCCTGCGGGCTCTGCTGCGGCGGGTGCGCGTCGAGGACGGCGCGGTGCGCCTCGAGCTCGGCTTCCGGCCGCGCTTCGACTACGCTCGGGGGCACACCCGGCTCGAGGTCACGGGGAACAGCGTGCGCGCCTGGCAGGGCGAGCAGGCCCTGCGGCTCGACGGCCCCGAAGGTCTCGTGCTAAAAGACCTCGCGGACGGCAGCCAGGAGGTGCAGGGCCGCTGGCTGCTGACCCAGGGCGAGGACCTGTGGTTCGTGCTGCAAGACGACGCGGCGGCGGCGCTGAGCGAGCCCGAGTGCGAGCGCCTGCTGAACCGGGACCTGAGCTTCTGGCGGCGCTGGGTGCGGCGTCCCCCGCAGCTGCCGTGCCTGGAGCGCAATCCCTACCGCGAGATCGTGCAGCGTTCGGCGCTGGCCCTCAAGCTGCTGTGCTGCGATCCCGAGGGCGGCATCGCGGCAGCCCCCACCACCTCGCTGCCCGAGGAGATCGGCGGGGTGCGCAACTGGGACTACCGCTACGCCTGGATCCGTGACTCGAGCTTCACCGTGCAGGCCCTGTACGACCTGGGCTTCATCGAGGAGGCCCGACGGCACCTGCACTGGTTCCGCGCGGTGTGCAAGGAGGTGACGCACCCCTCGGAACTGCGGGTGATGTACGGCCTGGACCGCCGTCCGGCCCCGCCCGAGCAGAACCTGAATCACCTCGAGGGGTACCGGGGCTCGAAGCCGGTACGGATTGGCAACGGCGCAGTGGACCAGTTGCAGCTCGACATCTACGGCGAGCTGGTCAATGCCTTTTACGAGACGGTGCGTTACGACAAGGAGCTCAACCAGGAGGACTGGGACTGGGTGCGCCGCCTCACCGACTACGTGTGCGAGGCCTGGACGCTGCCCGACGCCGGCATCTGGGAAGTGCGCTCCGAGCCGCGCCATCACACCTACTCCAAGCTGATGTGCTGGGTCGCACTCGACCGCTCGATCCGGCTGGCCGAGGAGCGCGGCTTCGACGCTCCGCTGGACACCTGGCGTACGGTGCGCCAGGACATTCGCGAGGCGATTCTAACCCAGGGCTTCAGCCCCCGGCTGAACGCTTTCGTGCAGTACTTCGGCGGTGAGGAGCTGGACGCCACCAGCTTGCTGATCCCGGTCCTCGAGTTTCTGCCGCCGGAAGATCCGCGCGTACAAGGTACGCTCGAGGCGACCTTGCAGCACCTGACCCACGACGGGCTGGTGCAGCGCTACGGCAGCGGCACGGACGACGGCTTGACCGGCGGCGAGGGCGCTTTTATCCTGTGCAGCTTCTGGCTGGTGGACGCCCTGGCGATCTCGGGACGCATGCAGGAGGCCGAAGCGCTGTTCGACCACCTGCTGGACTACGCCAGTCCGCTGGGCCTGATCGCCGAGGAGGTGGACCTGCGAACCGGGGAACTGCTGGGCAACTTTCCGCAGGCCTACAGCCACGTGGGCCTGATCAACTCGGTGCTGTACCTGTGCCGCTTCCGCCTGACCGGGGCTACCCCCGATCCGGTGGGCACTCCGCAGCGCACGCGCGAGAAACTGGCGCAGTCCGGCGAGAACCTGCGCTCGCAGCCCTGA
- a CDS encoding pyridoxamine 5'-phosphate oxidase family protein — protein MHPDDPYAVTSLEVLSALYGPPSERALLKQIDRLDAHCRRFIAVSPFVLLATAGPQGLDCSPRGDAPGFVRVLDDHTLLLPDRRGNNRIDSLRNVVQDPRVGLLFVVPGVNETLRVNGSAYVSTHPELLEACAVQGTLPRSALVIRALEVFMQCSRALVRSELWNAQRFVRREDLPSFGQVLAAHTGGRVNAAEYDAQAHETVRKTLY, from the coding sequence ATGCACCCCGACGATCCTTACGCCGTGACCAGCCTCGAGGTGCTCAGCGCCCTGTATGGCCCGCCCAGCGAGCGGGCCCTGCTCAAGCAGATCGACCGCCTCGACGCGCACTGTCGCCGCTTTATTGCCGTCTCCCCGTTCGTGCTGCTGGCTACCGCAGGGCCGCAGGGCCTGGACTGCTCGCCGCGCGGAGACGCGCCGGGCTTTGTGCGGGTGCTCGATGACCACACCCTGCTGTTGCCCGACCGCCGCGGCAACAACCGCATCGACAGCCTGCGCAACGTGGTGCAAGACCCCCGGGTGGGCCTGCTGTTCGTGGTGCCCGGCGTGAACGAGACGCTGCGCGTCAACGGCAGCGCCTACGTCTCCACCCATCCCGAGCTGCTCGAGGCCTGCGCGGTTCAGGGCACCTTGCCGCGCAGCGCGCTGGTGATCCGAGCACTCGAGGTGTTCATGCAGTGCTCGAGGGCGCTGGTGCGCTCGGAGCTGTGGAACGCACAGCGCTTCGTGCGCCGCGAGGACCTGCCCAGTTTCGGGCAGGTCCTCGCGGCGCACACCGGGGGGCGGGTGAATGCCGCCGAGTACGACGCACAGGCCCACGAGACCGTGCGCAAGACGCTGTACTGA
- a CDS encoding TfoX/Sxy family DNA transformation protein: protein MEDLTRLRNIGPKTAGWLRAVGIHTRADLERLGTAEVFLRLKRSGFGVSLNAAYAIEAALLDCHWLDLPPELRAVLRQDIARSGAESSTG, encoded by the coding sequence GTGGAGGACCTGACCCGGCTGAGGAACATCGGCCCCAAGACCGCAGGCTGGCTGCGCGCGGTGGGCATTCATACGCGCGCCGACCTCGAGCGGCTCGGGACCGCCGAGGTTTTCTTGCGCCTGAAGCGGTCCGGGTTTGGCGTGTCCCTGAACGCCGCCTACGCGATCGAAGCTGCGCTGCTCGACTGCCACTGGCTGGACCTGCCGCCCGAACTGCGCGCCGTGCTGCGCCAGGACATCGCGCGATCCGGGGCTGAGAGCTCTACCGGATAG
- the lexA gene encoding transcriptional repressor LexA, whose translation MRFPDLTDRRYEILRTLAHLEADVEGSVLGRDLSAALRISRQALAQQLPLLERAGYLEYRRQPRQQGTLRLTAKARAALGQGVYPVLGEIAAGEPTLADGSVQGYAERLADLLPLRDGDFLLRVRGESMTGVGIYPGDYVAVRPGTDILEGEIAVVLIPGEDGATLKRWYLDGNRVLLVSENPAFAPMSFARSEVRLQGVMVGHVGGGRPRRSRQSVWLEL comes from the coding sequence TTGCGTTTCCCTGACTTGACCGACCGACGTTACGAAATCCTGCGCACCCTGGCCCACCTCGAGGCAGACGTGGAAGGCTCGGTGCTGGGCCGCGACCTGAGCGCCGCCCTGCGGATCAGCCGCCAGGCGCTGGCCCAGCAGTTGCCGCTGCTCGAGCGCGCCGGGTACCTCGAGTACCGCCGCCAGCCGCGCCAGCAGGGCACGCTTCGCCTGACCGCCAAGGCCCGCGCTGCACTGGGGCAGGGGGTTTATCCGGTGCTGGGCGAGATCGCCGCCGGAGAACCCACCCTGGCCGACGGCAGCGTGCAGGGCTACGCCGAGCGGCTCGCCGACCTGCTGCCGCTGCGCGACGGCGACTTTCTGCTGCGGGTGCGCGGCGAGTCGATGACCGGCGTGGGCATCTACCCGGGTGATTACGTGGCGGTCCGGCCCGGCACCGACATCCTCGAGGGCGAGATCGCAGTGGTGCTCATTCCCGGCGAGGACGGCGCGACCCTCAAACGCTGGTACCTCGACGGCAACCGGGTGCTGCTGGTGTCCGAGAACCCGGCTTTTGCGCCGATGTCTTTTGCGCGCTCGGAGGTGCGGCTGCAGGGCGTGATGGTGGGCCATGTGGGGGGCGGACGCCCGCGCCGCTCGCGTCAGAGCGTGTGGTTGGAACTGTAG
- the map gene encoding type I methionyl aminopeptidase produces the protein MSITSEQELKGMRRAGRVVALALRAMRDAVEPGVTTAELDRICARVLAEHGARSAPQVMYGAPCSAFVSVNDQAVHGLPGPRTLRAGDMVKLDVTAELGGFVADAAITVVVPPASELALRLVACAEAALQAALTAARAGVRVNELGAAMEREVRRHGFRVLKELTSHGVGRAIHEEPTIPNFYHPRFRRRVPANQVITLEPIIAVDTERVVELPDGWTIASETGALTAHVEHTLMVRRGQPLLLTVA, from the coding sequence ATGTCGATCACATCGGAACAGGAGCTCAAGGGGATGCGGCGTGCGGGTCGGGTGGTGGCCCTGGCACTGCGGGCCATGCGCGATGCGGTGGAGCCTGGGGTGACCACCGCTGAACTCGACCGGATCTGTGCGCGCGTATTGGCGGAGCACGGGGCGCGCAGCGCGCCGCAGGTGATGTACGGCGCGCCCTGCTCGGCTTTCGTGAGCGTGAACGATCAGGCGGTGCACGGCCTGCCCGGCCCGCGCACGCTGCGGGCCGGTGACATGGTCAAGCTGGATGTGACCGCCGAGCTCGGCGGTTTCGTGGCTGACGCAGCGATTACGGTCGTGGTTCCGCCCGCTTCCGAGCTGGCGCTGCGGCTGGTCGCCTGCGCCGAGGCGGCGCTGCAGGCCGCACTGACTGCGGCGCGCGCGGGCGTGCGGGTCAACGAGCTGGGGGCTGCGATGGAGCGGGAGGTGCGGCGCCACGGTTTCCGGGTTCTGAAGGAGCTGACCAGCCACGGGGTGGGGCGGGCCATTCACGAGGAACCGACCATCCCGAACTTCTATCACCCGCGCTTTCGCCGCCGGGTCCCGGCCAATCAGGTCATCACCCTGGAGCCGATCATCGCCGTGGACACCGAGCGGGTCGTGGAGCTGCCGGACGGCTGGACCATCGCGTCCGAGACCGGCGCGCTGACCGCCCACGTGGAGCACACGCTGATGGTGAGGCGGGGCCAACCGCTGCTGCTGACCGTCGCCTGA
- a CDS encoding DUF2268 domain-containing putative Zn-dependent protease (predicted Zn-dependent protease with a strongly conserved HExxH motif): MRLAVFDTLSLLRSLVEPQHRPSQLFERAQPLLYGEGGLLESLRGAMQGKDAHGYAPMAAVRRGGYDAMAAQQMWGLFNPSRPRELALEALDALERAGTLHWARAVLEDALSALPGRMPDLTLYLLPGDPMNRNLMLGNLGLSAFGQPGALVVTVWPSAENLERLEGALVAELARAAFVARRPFEAGTLAEYLSLEGRVLRFARDRVGEERAGPWVSEERAARWNDELRRIARVAGYPGYAQVVTNVFGAQVGGPGRVGAQPKPDFEELEYTREVLAGALCERSPGRIGAYLWGDEAAREAGQPTVGLSPLAGLAAALEQEVAHGEERWSCAYLPRSRAVS; this comes from the coding sequence ATGCGCCTCGCGGTCTTTGACACCCTCTCGCTGCTGCGCTCGCTGGTCGAGCCGCAGCATCGCCCGTCGCAGCTGTTCGAGCGGGCACAGCCGCTGCTGTACGGCGAGGGCGGGCTGCTCGAGTCGCTGCGAGGGGCGATGCAGGGCAAGGACGCGCACGGTTACGCGCCGATGGCGGCCGTGCGGCGCGGCGGCTACGACGCGATGGCCGCGCAGCAGATGTGGGGGTTGTTCAACCCCTCCAGACCGCGCGAGCTGGCCCTCGAGGCTCTGGACGCGCTGGAACGCGCGGGCACGCTGCACTGGGCGCGCGCGGTGCTCGAGGACGCCCTGAGCGCCCTGCCGGGCCGGATGCCGGACCTGACGCTGTACCTGCTGCCCGGTGATCCGATGAACCGCAACCTGATGCTGGGGAACTTGGGCCTGAGCGCTTTCGGGCAGCCGGGAGCCCTGGTGGTGACCGTGTGGCCTTCGGCGGAGAACCTCGAGCGCCTCGAGGGGGCGCTGGTCGCCGAGCTGGCCCGGGCTGCGTTTGTAGCGCGCCGACCGTTCGAGGCCGGAACGCTGGCCGAGTACTTGAGCCTGGAAGGGCGGGTGCTGCGCTTCGCCCGCGACCGGGTAGGAGAGGAGCGCGCAGGACCCTGGGTGAGCGAGGAGCGGGCGGCGCGCTGGAACGATGAGCTGCGGCGCATCGCTCGGGTCGCCGGATACCCGGGATACGCGCAGGTGGTGACCAACGTGTTCGGGGCGCAGGTGGGCGGGCCCGGGCGGGTCGGAGCGCAGCCGAAACCGGACTTCGAGGAACTCGAGTACACCCGCGAGGTGCTGGCGGGGGCGCTGTGCGAACGCTCACCCGGACGCATCGGAGCTTACCTGTGGGGCGACGAGGCGGCCCGCGAGGCCGGGCAGCCGACCGTGGGGCTCTCACCGCTGGCGGGGCTGGCCGCCGCCCTCGAGCAGGAAGTGGCCCACGGCGAGGAGCGCTGGTCTTGCGCGTACCTGCCCCGCTCGAGGGCGGTATCGTAG
- the ypfJ gene encoding KPN_02809 family neutral zinc metallopeptidase: MDWKNMRRSSNVEDRRGSRVPGGLAVGGGAGLLILLAGLLFGVDPGTLSGLLGGEPARQSTRPANDPQAQFASAVLGDTEDTWNRIFAGSGQNYTEPTLVLFEGAVQSACGYASSATGPFYCPGDQKLYLDLSFFDELSNRFGAPGEFARAYVIAHEIGHHVQEQLGILQKTQQQRARLGRTEGNRLTVRTELQADCFAGVWAHYAEQRGLIDTTDIQGAIRAAEAIGDDRLQRESQGYVVPDAFTHGSSAQRARWFQTGLRSGNPGACDTLSIPYNRL; this comes from the coding sequence ATGGACTGGAAAAACATGCGCCGCAGCAGCAACGTCGAGGACCGCCGCGGTTCGCGCGTTCCCGGAGGCCTCGCAGTCGGCGGCGGCGCGGGCCTGCTGATCTTGCTCGCCGGGCTGCTCTTTGGGGTGGACCCCGGCACGCTGAGCGGCCTGCTCGGCGGCGAACCGGCCCGGCAGAGCACGCGGCCCGCGAACGACCCGCAGGCGCAGTTCGCCAGCGCGGTGCTCGGCGACACCGAGGATACCTGGAACCGCATCTTCGCGGGCAGCGGCCAGAACTACACCGAGCCCACGCTGGTGCTGTTCGAGGGTGCCGTGCAGTCCGCCTGCGGCTACGCCTCCTCGGCCACCGGGCCGTTTTACTGCCCCGGCGACCAGAAGCTGTATCTGGACCTGAGTTTTTTCGACGAGCTGTCCAACCGTTTCGGCGCTCCCGGCGAGTTCGCCCGCGCCTACGTGATCGCCCACGAGATCGGACACCACGTACAAGAACAGCTGGGGATCTTGCAAAAAACCCAGCAGCAGCGTGCCCGCCTCGGCCGGACCGAAGGCAACCGCCTCACGGTGCGCACCGAACTGCAAGCCGACTGCTTTGCGGGCGTGTGGGCCCACTACGCCGAGCAGCGCGGCCTGATCGACACCACCGATATCCAAGGAGCCATCCGCGCCGCCGAGGCCATCGGCGACGACCGCCTGCAGCGCGAATCGCAGGGCTACGTGGTTCCCGACGCCTTTACGCACGGCAGCAGCGCCCAGCGCGCCCGCTGGTTCCAGACCGGCCTGCGCAGCGGCAACCCGGGAGCCTGCGACACGCTGAGCATCCCCTACAACCGCCTCTGA
- the fumC gene encoding class II fumarate hydratase, whose product MSYRTETDTMGALEVSADRYWGAQTQRSIQNFPIYRERFVWDRPVIRALGILKKGAAQANRDLGELPADVADLIIRAADEVIAGLLDEHFPLVVFQTGSGTQSNMNANEVISNRAIELAGGEMGSKKPVHPNDHVNRGQSSNDTFPTAMHIAVVLELHERLFPSVGRLRDTLAAKAEQYADIVKVGRTHLQDATPITLGQEIGGWVAQIDYCLAEVRHSLEGLYDLAIGGTAVGTGLNAHPQFGDLAAAYFAKETGYPFRSAANKFAALSAHDALVQTSAALRTLAGALMKMANDVRWLASGPRNGIGEINIPENEPGSSIMPGKVNPTQSEAITMVAVQVFGNDAAVAFAGSQGNFQLNVFKPVMVHNVLESIRLLSDACLAFNDNCAVGIEPNLPKIAANLEQNLMQVTALNRHIGYDKAAAIAKKAHKEGTTLKQAALALGYLTEEEFDRWVVPMDMTHPSV is encoded by the coding sequence ATGAGCTACCGGACCGAAACCGACACCATGGGGGCCCTCGAGGTCTCCGCCGACCGTTACTGGGGCGCGCAGACCCAGCGCTCCATCCAGAACTTCCCGATTTACCGCGAGCGTTTCGTGTGGGACCGCCCGGTCATCCGCGCGCTGGGCATCCTGAAAAAAGGTGCGGCGCAGGCCAACCGTGATCTGGGCGAACTGCCCGCCGACGTCGCCGACCTGATCATCCGCGCCGCCGACGAGGTGATCGCAGGCCTGCTCGACGAGCACTTCCCGCTGGTGGTGTTCCAGACCGGCTCGGGCACCCAGAGCAACATGAACGCCAACGAGGTGATCTCGAACCGCGCCATCGAACTCGCGGGCGGCGAGATGGGCAGCAAGAAGCCCGTTCACCCCAACGACCACGTCAACCGCGGTCAGAGCTCGAACGACACCTTCCCGACCGCCATGCACATCGCGGTGGTCCTTGAGCTGCACGAGCGGCTGTTCCCCAGCGTGGGCCGCTTGCGTGACACCCTGGCCGCCAAGGCCGAGCAGTACGCGGACATCGTGAAGGTGGGCCGCACCCACCTGCAAGACGCCACCCCGATCACGCTCGGTCAGGAGATCGGCGGCTGGGTCGCGCAGATCGACTACTGCCTGGCCGAGGTGCGCCACAGCCTCGAGGGACTGTACGACCTCGCCATCGGCGGTACGGCGGTGGGCACCGGCCTCAACGCCCACCCGCAGTTCGGTGACCTGGCGGCCGCGTACTTCGCCAAGGAAACCGGCTACCCCTTCCGCAGTGCTGCGAACAAGTTCGCCGCTCTCTCGGCGCACGACGCGCTGGTGCAGACCTCGGCGGCGCTGCGTACCCTGGCCGGCGCCCTGATGAAGATGGCCAACGACGTGCGCTGGCTGGCCAGCGGTCCGCGCAACGGCATCGGTGAGATCAACATTCCCGAGAACGAGCCCGGCTCGAGCATCATGCCCGGCAAGGTGAACCCCACCCAGTCCGAGGCCATCACCATGGTGGCGGTGCAGGTGTTCGGCAACGACGCCGCCGTGGCCTTTGCGGGCTCGCAGGGCAACTTCCAGCTCAACGTCTTCAAGCCGGTGATGGTGCACAACGTCCTCGAGAGCATCCGATTGCTCTCGGATGCCTGCTTGGCCTTCAACGACAACTGCGCGGTCGGCATCGAGCCCAACTTGCCCAAGATCGCGGCGAACCTCGAGCAGAACCTGATGCAGGTGACGGCCCTCAACCGCCATATCGGTTACGACAAGGCCGCTGCCATCGCCAAGAAGGCCCACAAGGAGGGCACGACCCTCAAGCAGGCTGCGCTGGCGCTGGGCTACCTGACCGAAGAGGAGTTCGACCGCTGGGTTGTCCCGATGGACATGACCCACCCCAGCGTCTAA
- a CDS encoding YpdA family putative bacillithiol disulfide reductase: MFDLAIVGGGPVGLAAAIEAKRAGLSYVVLEKGCVVNAIFDYPTYMTFFTSAPELEIGGHPLVTSHDKPDRKDALMYYRLVAQREGLNIEQYTEVTAIHPAPAGLTLSVNRKDGSDGVVEARRVIVATGYYDNPVMLGIPGEDRENVSHYYTEAHPFWGLKVTVLGAGNSAADAALDLWRGGARVTLVVRAPELKSTLKYWVRPDLENRIKEGSITAHFNSRVTEILPDRVIVEGPGGKWELETDFTFALTGYRPNIELLRSAGVALDDELKAPLNEHFESNVPGLFICGSAGFGVHTNQVFIENGRAHAIAAVAEIRRQLEAVRS; encoded by the coding sequence ATGTTCGATCTGGCCATTGTCGGCGGCGGCCCGGTGGGTCTGGCCGCCGCCATCGAAGCGAAGCGGGCAGGCCTCTCGTACGTGGTCCTCGAGAAGGGCTGCGTGGTAAACGCCATCTTCGACTACCCGACCTACATGACCTTCTTCACCTCCGCCCCCGAGCTCGAGATCGGCGGGCACCCGCTGGTGACCTCGCACGACAAGCCCGACCGCAAGGACGCGCTGATGTACTACCGTCTGGTCGCACAGCGCGAGGGCCTGAACATCGAGCAGTACACCGAGGTGACCGCGATTCACCCGGCTCCGGCGGGTCTGACCCTCTCGGTGAACCGCAAAGACGGCAGCGACGGGGTGGTAGAGGCGCGGCGCGTGATCGTGGCGACCGGCTACTACGACAACCCGGTGATGCTGGGCATCCCGGGCGAGGACCGCGAGAACGTCTCGCACTACTACACCGAGGCGCACCCGTTCTGGGGGCTGAAGGTGACCGTGCTGGGAGCGGGCAACTCGGCGGCGGACGCGGCCCTTGACCTGTGGCGCGGGGGCGCGCGGGTCACCCTGGTGGTGCGCGCACCGGAACTGAAATCCACCCTCAAGTACTGGGTACGCCCGGACCTCGAGAACCGCATCAAGGAGGGCTCGATCACCGCGCACTTCAACTCGCGGGTCACCGAGATCTTGCCGGACCGGGTGATCGTGGAGGGTCCAGGCGGCAAGTGGGAGCTCGAGACCGACTTTACCTTCGCGCTGACCGGTTACCGCCCCAACATCGAACTGCTGCGCTCTGCCGGAGTCGCGCTCGACGACGAGCTCAAGGCCCCGCTGAACGAGCACTTCGAGAGCAACGTGCCCGGCCTCTTTATCTGCGGCTCGGCGGGGTTTGGCGTGCACACCAACCAGGTGTTCATCGAGAACGGCCGCGCGCACGCGATCGCGGCCGTAGCCGAGATCCGGAGGCAGCTCGAGGCCGTGCGCTCCTGA
- the cdaA gene encoding diadenylate cyclase CdaA, with product MGFVTAILTLKDVLDILLVATLIYQGYQLLSGTRAMNLLRGLVVFGVAWFLSRLLQLTTLNFLLGEAATVGLFALIVVFQPELRQVLERVGRARVRETRQTGATLQELTRALERMAERKIGALVAFERRTPLGEYAATGVRLDALVSAPFVEALFARNAPLHDGGVIVSGDRIVAAACLFPLQNLQDGVYKRYGTRHRAALGISEATDAVVMVVSEERGSIRIAHGGRLSPDLTGSELRERLRELIYEEQP from the coding sequence TTGGGTTTTGTGACCGCCATCCTCACCCTTAAAGACGTTCTCGACATCCTGCTGGTGGCGACCCTGATCTATCAAGGCTACCAGCTGCTGTCCGGAACGAGGGCCATGAACCTGCTGCGCGGGCTGGTGGTCTTCGGGGTGGCATGGTTTCTGTCTCGCCTGCTGCAGCTCACCACCCTCAACTTCCTGCTGGGCGAGGCGGCCACGGTCGGACTGTTCGCACTCATCGTGGTGTTTCAGCCCGAACTGCGCCAGGTGCTCGAACGGGTCGGGCGCGCCCGCGTGCGTGAAACCCGCCAGACCGGAGCCACCTTGCAAGAACTCACCCGTGCGCTCGAGCGCATGGCCGAGCGCAAGATCGGAGCGCTCGTGGCCTTCGAGCGCCGCACCCCGCTGGGCGAGTACGCCGCGACCGGCGTCCGGCTCGACGCGCTGGTGAGCGCCCCCTTTGTGGAGGCACTGTTCGCGCGCAACGCCCCCCTGCACGACGGCGGAGTGATCGTCTCCGGCGACCGCATCGTGGCCGCTGCCTGCTTGTTTCCGCTGCAGAACCTGCAAGACGGCGTTTACAAACGCTACGGCACCCGGCACCGCGCCGCGCTGGGCATCTCCGAGGCGACCGACGCCGTGGTGATGGTGGTTTCCGAAGAGCGCGGCAGCATCCGCATCGCGCACGGCGGTCGCCTCTCCCCTGACCTGACCGGCAGCGAGCTGCGCGAACGCCTGCGCGAACTGATCTACGAGGAACAGCCGTGA
- a CDS encoding CdaR family protein, with protein sequence MNHPRRRSPLARAWASLSHNLVQKLAALGLALVVWYVATGEQRARVERSFDVPLQVVDNTPLPSGEGRRTVSDITETVRITLEGTRTRLDQVQPDRIEATLDVTGLPEGPFQRRVQVEAPADTRLVRYNPEQASGFIDAVVSQSFAVRLAVTEVPTNELVRLTVSPRVVTVTGAQRQVGGIASVVTAPETIEPGTSREVALIPLDSNGRAVTDVALRPQRVTVSRVDVGEILVREVSVQLSPQTGDWDVRSVRFTPARVRLTGSVSALRNLTTVQATVPLRAGSYSAPATLNLPAGVVSLDNVTADLVVRPQQP encoded by the coding sequence GTGAACCATCCGCGCCGCCGCTCCCCGCTGGCCCGTGCCTGGGCGAGCCTGTCCCACAACCTGGTCCAGAAGCTGGCCGCCCTCGGACTGGCGCTGGTGGTGTGGTACGTCGCCACCGGCGAGCAGCGCGCCCGGGTCGAGCGCTCTTTCGACGTGCCGCTGCAGGTGGTGGACAATACCCCGCTGCCCTCCGGCGAGGGGCGCCGCACGGTCAGCGACATCACCGAGACCGTACGGATCACCCTCGAGGGTACCCGTACCCGCCTCGATCAGGTGCAACCGGACCGCATCGAGGCCACCCTGGACGTGACCGGCCTGCCCGAAGGCCCCTTCCAGCGGCGGGTCCAGGTCGAGGCTCCCGCCGACACCCGGCTGGTCCGCTACAACCCCGAACAGGCCAGCGGCTTTATCGATGCGGTGGTGAGCCAGAGCTTCGCTGTGCGCCTGGCGGTCACCGAAGTGCCCACCAACGAACTCGTGCGTCTCACCGTCTCGCCGCGCGTGGTGACCGTCACCGGCGCGCAGCGGCAGGTGGGCGGCATCGCCAGCGTGGTGACCGCGCCCGAGACCATCGAGCCGGGCACCTCGAGGGAGGTGGCCCTGATTCCGCTCGACAGCAACGGTCGCGCGGTCACCGACGTGGCCCTGCGCCCGCAGCGCGTCACCGTCTCACGGGTAGACGTTGGCGAAATCCTGGTACGCGAGGTCAGCGTGCAGCTCAGCCCGCAGACCGGGGACTGGGACGTGCGCAGCGTGCGTTTCACCCCTGCGCGCGTGCGCCTGACCGGCTCGGTCTCGGCGCTGCGCAACCTGACCACCGTGCAGGCCACGGTACCGCTGCGCGCCGGAAGCTACAGCGCCCCCGCCACCCTTAACCTGCCCGCCGGGGTGGTCAGCCTCGACAACGTGACCGCCGATCTGGTGGTGCGCCCGCAACAGCCGTAG